The following is a genomic window from Amycolatopsis sp. BJA-103.
CTGGACGAGCCGGTGACCGCGAGCGAAGGAAGATTGGTGATCCTGCCTCTCGACGTCACGGACAGAGCCGCCGTCTTCGAGACGGTCGAGAAGGCGGCCGAAGCGCTCGGGCGGATCGACGTCGTCGTCAACAACGCGGGCTTCGGCCTGATGGGCGCGGTCGAAGAGGTCGGCGAGGACGACGCGCGGGCCATCATGGAGACGAACTTCTTCGGCGCGCTGTGGGTCAGCCAGGCCGTGCTCCCCGTGCTGCGGAAACAGGGGGAGGGCCGGATCCTGCAGATGTCGAGTGTGAGCGGGCTGATGGCCGTTCCGACCATGGGGCTCTACAACGCGAGCAAGTTCGCCCTCGAAGGCCTCAGCGACGCGCTCGCGCAGGAGGTCGAAGGCTTCGGCATCCATGTGACCCTGGTCGAGCCGCGGATCTACGCCACCGACTTCATGGGCGCCAGTCTCCAGATGTCACCGATGCGCCCGGCCTACGATCCGGTGCGCGCGGCGCTGATGGCGAAGTACGCCGACGGTGTCCCCGGCGACCCGGTGAAGGTCGCCGAGGCCGTCCTCGAACTGGTGGCCAGTGACGCGCCGCCCCGCCGCCTGCTGCTCGGCGACGGGGACTTCGACGTCATCGTGGACCTGCACCGGGACCGCGTCGCGGAATGGCGCTCGTGGGAGCCGGTCAGCCGGGCTGCGGGCTAGGCGTCCTTGCGAACCAACGATTTCTCGGTCAATGCTTTTTCCGACAGGGCGCCGAAGGCCAGGCCGAGCACCGTCCACAGCACCACCTGAGTGCCGACCGAGGCCAGCCGGAAGGTCCACAGGGTGGAACCGGGGAACTCGGCGGGGACTTCGTCGATCGACGGCAGCAGCGCCGCCGCCACCGCGATCAGCACGACGTACCCACCCGAGGCGATCAGGCCGCCACGCCAGGCGCCGAGCTTGTCGGCCAGCTTCCGGCCGAACGCCGCCGCGAGAATGCCGATCAGCAGCGAAAGCGCGACGAAACCGAAGTACAGGGACGTCCGGCTCCCGATCGTGCCCGCCTGCCCGACGGCGGGGGGATTCGCCGGGTACTTCAAGAACGGCACCAGGAACACGACCACGAACGCGCCACCGGCGAGCAGGGCGGCGGTCACCCGCGGCCGCAGGATGCCGAGCCGTCCGTAGACGAAGGCGAACGCGAGCGAGAACAGCCCGCCGACGGCGACGCCGTACAGGCCGACGCCGGTCAGCAAACCGACGGTGCTCTGCACGCCCCGCGTGACGAGCTCTTCCTCTTCGGCCGGAGCGGGTTCATGAGCGGCTGGGTCATGGGCGGCCGGATCTTGAGCGCCCGTGTCGTGATGGGAGTGAGCCGCGGTGCCTTCGAGACCGATGGCGGTCTCGACCGAGGGCTCACCGAAGAAGTACGCGAAAAGGGTCGCCAGGACACCAGCGATCAGGCCCGCGAGCATGCCGCGGACCAGCAAGGACCTCATCATGGGGCGCGTGCCGCCTAGTGGCAGGGGAAGGCCAGCAGGTGCCGGCCGTCGTGGACGAACTCGTGGACGTACGAATTCGCGAACACCGACACCGCACCCTGCTCGGCGCTGATGAAGTACAGCGTGATCAGCGAAAGGAGGATGACGAGCACCGCCCAGGGCAGGATCTCGCGGACGGGGATCCGGATCGGGACGGGTACTGCGGCTACCGCTTGGGACATGGCGGTGGGACCTCCTCGGGCTAGCGCGGCCTCTTCAGGGGTGACACGACGGCTCCGGGTCTGGCTTCCCCGAACCGGCTGGTTCGAGGTCACAGTGGCGCGACCGCGCGGAATCTCACCGCGTTCCGGGTGCCGTCGTCTGGCCGGTCGAGAGTAGGTCGCCGCGAAGCGTCCGGTCAATGTGACCGAACCCAATCGGCGCAGGCTTGTTACGGCGACCCGTTACGGCCGGAATCCCTGCCGCCCGCGGCGGGGGGCATGCCAAAATCCAGCCATGACACCTGCGGTGGCGGCACTCGATGTCGGCGGAACGTCCATCAAGGCGGCCTTGTACGACGCCGAGCTGAAAGACCTGGCCAGCTTGCGCGAACCGACGGCGCGCGGAGCGGACGGAGAGGCGCTCGCGGACCAGGTCGCGCGGATCGTGGAAACGCTGGGCGAGAAGGCGGGCACCGGTACACCGGACGCCGTCGGCGTGGTCATCCCGGGCATCGTCGACGACGTCGAGCGCGTGGCCAGGTTCTCGGCGAACCTCGACTTCCGGAACGTGCCGTTCGGCGAGATGCTCGACAGCAGGCTGGGGCTGCCGTTCGCGTTCGGGCACGACGTCCGCGCGGGCGGGCTGGCGGAGTTCCGCGTCGGCGCGGGCAAGGGCTGCACCGACGCCGCCTTCATCCCGGTCGGCACCGGGATCGCGGCCGCGCTCCAGCTCGACGGGAAGCTGTACGCCGCGGGCGGCCAAGGCGGCGAAATCGGCCATATCGACGTCGGCCA
Proteins encoded in this region:
- a CDS encoding CbtB domain-containing protein, whose translation is MSQAVAAVPVPIRIPVREILPWAVLVILLSLITLYFISAEQGAVSVFANSYVHEFVHDGRHLLAFPCH
- a CDS encoding CbtA family protein produces the protein MMRSLLVRGMLAGLIAGVLATLFAYFFGEPSVETAIGLEGTAAHSHHDTGAQDPAAHDPAAHEPAPAEEEELVTRGVQSTVGLLTGVGLYGVAVGGLFSLAFAFVYGRLGILRPRVTAALLAGGAFVVVFLVPFLKYPANPPAVGQAGTIGSRTSLYFGFVALSLLIGILAAAFGRKLADKLGAWRGGLIASGGYVVLIAVAAALLPSIDEVPAEFPGSTLWTFRLASVGTQVVLWTVLGLAFGALSEKALTEKSLVRKDA
- a CDS encoding ROK family protein, which encodes MAALDVGGTSIKAALYDAELKDLASLREPTARGADGEALADQVARIVETLGEKAGTGTPDAVGVVIPGIVDDVERVARFSANLDFRNVPFGEMLDSRLGLPFAFGHDVRAGGLAEFRVGAGKGCTDAAFIPVGTGIAAALQLDGKLYAAGGQGGEIGHIDVGHRLPCGCGATGCLEAISSASAIARRYSEHTGRPAEGAEQVVDAARHGDEAAISVVNDALEGLGHGIKTLVTLLAPEVVVLGGGLFTAGDYVLEPVRAWLAANLQFQRMPELRIAQLGDEAGRLGAALLALDRLKP
- a CDS encoding SDR family NAD(P)-dependent oxidoreductase, which translates into the protein MRTWFITGVSRGFGRLIAEHAVKAGDNVVGTARRPEELDEPVTASEGRLVILPLDVTDRAAVFETVEKAAEALGRIDVVVNNAGFGLMGAVEEVGEDDARAIMETNFFGALWVSQAVLPVLRKQGEGRILQMSSVSGLMAVPTMGLYNASKFALEGLSDALAQEVEGFGIHVTLVEPRIYATDFMGASLQMSPMRPAYDPVRAALMAKYADGVPGDPVKVAEAVLELVASDAPPRRLLLGDGDFDVIVDLHRDRVAEWRSWEPVSRAAG